A genomic region of Magnolia sinica isolate HGM2019 chromosome 6, MsV1, whole genome shotgun sequence contains the following coding sequences:
- the LOC131249663 gene encoding uncharacterized protein LOC131249663 — translation MSHAIDEMIKERFKEYRSDLHQRYKRCRSLEEAVLTAPPHVTIDDWRILCERFSSESFQKRRKINSTNRGKLEVNHIAGSKSFVQLRRDMVRRYCEIPSLDRSPNQ, via the exons ATGTCTCATGCCATCGATGAGATGATCAAGGAGCGGTTTAAGGAGTACCGCAGTGATTTACACCAGCGGTACAAGCGGTGCAGGAGCCTCGAGGAGGCCGTACTGACCGCACCACCGCACGTGACCATTGACGATTGGCGGATACTCTGTGAGAGATTTTCGTCTgagtcttttcag aagaggagaaAAATAAATTCTACGAACAGGGGAAAGTTGGAAGTGAACCacatagctggttcaaagtcatttgtacaactTCGTCGCGACATGGTAAGAAGATACTG CGAGATTCCATCACTGGATAGGAGCCCGAACCAGTAA